A window of Meleagris gallopavo isolate NT-WF06-2002-E0010 breed Aviagen turkey brand Nicholas breeding stock chromosome 11, Turkey_5.1, whole genome shotgun sequence genomic DNA:
GCACGGCACAGGTGGGCTCGCCACAGACCCTGTGCCGTGCTGCAGGTAAGTCGGTGGGCATCGTGACCACCACACGGGTGCAACATGCATCCCCTGCTGCTGCCTATGCACACTCGGCCAGCCGCAGCTGGTACGCCGATGCCAACATGCCTCGGGAGACCCTGCGGGATGGCTGCAAGGACATCGCCTACCAGCTGGTGCACAACACTGACATCAACGTGAGCTGGGGACATCGTGGTGGCTGCATCCCTGGGTGCTGTGTCCCCGTGCCGGTGGCAgccctcccctcctccctgcAGGTGATCCTGGGCGGTGGGAGGGCCTACATGTCTCCCAGGTGGACCCCAGACCCTGAGTACCCAGACGACCCGGCGCAGAATGGCACCAGGAGGGACGGGCGGGACCTGGTGGCCGAATGGCTCAGCACCAGGGAGGTAGCGCAGAGGGGACGCAGCGCTGGGCACGGTGTGTGTGCCACTGCCACCGCTGTGTCCTCGCTGTCAGGGCGCGCGCTATGTCTGGGACAAGAAGGGCCTGGATGCGGTTAATGACACTTCTGTGAGCCACCTCATGGGTAAGAGCGTCACTGGCTTTATGTCAGCAATGACACCCCACTCTGGGTGGCACGAAGCAGCCCTGACCCCGCTCCTCCAGGCCTCTTCGAGCCCAAGGACATGAAGTACGAGCTGAACCGCAACACCACCACGGACCCCTCCATCGTGGAAATGACAGAGAAAGCCATCCGCATCCTGCGCAGGAACCCCAACggcttcttcctttttgtgGAAGATGAGTGCAGGGCCCCGGGCTGGGACATGGGTCCTGGCAGCCAGGTGGGAACAAGGTGGTGATGGCCTCATTCCCTGTGCAGGTGGAAGGATTGACCACGGACACCACAGTGGCCGGGCCAAGCAGGCGCTGACAGAGGCCATCATGCTGGACCGGGCAGTGGCACGGGCAGGCGAGCTGACGGAGCCCTCTGACACACTGACCGTGGTGACGGCTGACCACTCACATGTCTTCACCTTTGGGGGCAACACGCTGCGAGGAGCCTCCATCTTCGGTGGGACCCAGGGAGAGATGAGCACCCCTGCTCCCACCCTGTGCTGTGCCTCCGTGGGAGGCCATGGGAGCTCTGGGGAGGCTGCTGACTGGTGCAGAGGGTGACAGTGCCCTTCCCCATGTCAGGGTTGGCCCCTAAGAAAGCGAAGGACAAGCGAACCTATACCAGCATCCTCTATGGCAATGGGCCGGGATACAGCATCCGTGATGGGGGCCGCCCAGCCGCCAGCCTTCCAGCTGTGGGTAGGATTCTACTGGAAGAGAAGGGATGGGGTGGGGGTCTGGTACTTTTCTGGGGTTCACTTGGGCATGAACTGCCCCAACACCATGGTGGTGGGAGCTGCTTCATTCAAAGGGCGGAAGAGCTGCCCCCAGCACCATTTCTCCTGCTCTCTCCACAGAGGACAAGGATTacaggcagcaggcagccgTCCCCCTTGACTTGGAGACCCACAGTGGGGAGGACGTGATGGTGCTGGCTCAGGGTCCCATGGCCCACCTCTTCCATGGGGTGCAGGAGCAGCACTACATTGCCCATGCCATTGCTTATGCTGCGTGCCTCAAGCCTTATGATGCCAGATCCCGCTGTGGTGCACCTCGTAGGGCCTctggcagcacccagcactcCCCACAGCTTCCACTCACTCTCCTGGCCCTCTGCATGTCTGCCTTCATGGTGGTGGGCTGAGAGACCCCACTGAGCCCTGCTTCAGCCCCCTGTTGTGGGCAGGATCACAGGAATGCAATAAAATGTGGGATGTCTGGTGTCATGTGCCATGAGAGGGTTTGTAGCGGCAGTTGTACCTCAGTTTCCCCAGGTTGTGACTGTTGTGACTCCTAACTGGGGCCTGCATTGGGGTGAAGCAGGAGAAGAGACAGTGGTGAGAGGTGGCCTTgtacccacagctccatccctgGGTTACTGGAAGCCCACGGTACAGAGGAGTTCACACAGCTTTGAGGTGCTGTGCACAGGCTGGTACAAGGGCTGGTCCTGACATTTAGTCCCCATCAGCGCCTTTATCGCTCCAGGAAGTGCCGGGTGGAGACATCAGGAGCACCCCAAGTCCCTCCTTCTGCACCCCGTGTTCCCTCCCCTCCGCAGCACCCAGTAATAAGGTGGCAATGAGGTGccagcagcccagccccacGGCCTTTGAGCCGATGGCCCGACAGGATGCCACGCCATCTGTGAAATGCCAAACCCCTCAAGGGCAGATCCTGGTCCAAAGTCCCTCCCCCCGAAGTCTGCAAAAGAGGCAGGCATCGCTGGAGCTGGTGACAGCTGCTCCAGTTCCATCATGCGGCTGCTGGTACCCCTTACCCTCTGCCTTGGCCTCTGGGCAGAGCTTGGTGCTGCCGTCATCCCAGGTAGaaacagggatggggatggggacagacaCCCCTGGTACCAGTGTGGTGCTGGCCTGGCTGCTCGCAGGGCATGGttcagcagggagcagggatACCCAGCATTGGAATGGGACTTTGTGTCTGCTGTTTGGGGACATTGGGCTGGTGTTGCCCTGTGGGGTTGGGGTGCTGCTTTTGTCtgggttgggagggagtgtGTGATGTGCCTATAGCTCCTCTACCTCCATGCATTTGTCCCTATCCCACTTGGCAGCTGGTTTCTCCCACTGCATCCCTTCTTGCTGCACACCCTCTTCCTATTAGGGTGTACATCTCTGTGTCCTTCCCTCATCCCAAACCTGTGGGTTCATCTGTACCCCCACCAAGTGGGATTATGCCATGAGTGGGAGCCCAGCGACGTCCTCAGTTTGGGGGTGTCCACCACTGGGTGCCCTGGGGGAATGGGTGCCATGAGCTGATGTGGGCAATGCCCCTTCCCAGTGGAGGAGGAGGATCCAACCTTCTGGAACAggaaggcagctgctgccctcaATGCCACCCTCAAGATTGAGCCGAGGATGACTGAAGCCAAAAACCTCATCATCTTCCTTGGAGATGGTGAGTTCCTCTGGTACCAGTGCACCGTGAAATGGGAATGGGGACGCATCTGGGCTGGGGGTGACCTGAACCCTCACTCCTTGTCCAGGATTTGGGGTCCCCAGCATCACAGCCACTCGGATACTGAAGGGGCAGTTGAAGGGGAACCTGGGACCCGAAACCCCCCTTGCTCTGGATTCTTTCCCCTACGTGGCTCTCTCCAAGGTAATTTCCCCCAGTACTGGACTTGGAACCATGCTGCAGGcaatggggctgtggggcagacATATGGCAAGGGGTACCAGTGTGCCCTGTGCATGTCCTCGGCAGACATACACTGTGGACCGGGTGGTTCCTGACAGCGCGGGCACAGCCACTGCCTACCTGTGTGGGGTGAAGGGCAACTACAAGACGGTGGGGCTGAGCGCGGCCGCACGCTATGGCCAATGCAACACCACCAAGGGCAACGAGGTGATCTCAGTGCTGGAGCGAGCCCGTAATGCTGGTACTGTGCAGGGCATGGGGTGGTAGGGACATGGGGCTTCACACCATTGGGGCTGCCCACCATGGTGGGGTGTGTTGGGGCAGGGAAGGCAGTGGGCATCGTGACGACCTCTCGGGTGCAGCACGCATCACCCTCGGGGACCTACGCACACGTGGTGGATCGCAACTGGTACGCGGACGCCAGCATGCCGGCTGAGGCCATAGCAGAGGGCTGCAAGGACATCGCCTGGCAGCTGGTGCACAACGTGGACATCAACGTGAGTGCCTGTCCATGGGGGGGCAGCCCCTGCTGACCCAGACATCCACACACTCTTTGACCATCACATCCCCACCAGGTGATCCTGGGAGGCGGTCGGATATACATGACCCCCGCGGGGACACCAGATCCTGAGTATCCTGAATACAGCTCCGAGAATGGGATACGGAATGATGGGCAGAACCTCATTGACATGTGGCTGTCAAAACAGCAGGTGGGTGACAAAGGGGACAGCCTTCTGCCCACCAACCCTTGTGCATGGGGCCAGGCATCACTGATCCCATGGGTATCTACCCACAGGGTGCCCGCTATGTCTGGAACAGGACAGAGATGCTGGCTGCCGCTGCAGACCCCAGCGTGACTTATCTGATGGGTAACAAATGCCCCACACGCCGGGACGTGGCACTCCTGGGATGCCTGCAGGCACTGAGGCTATGCTCACTGTGTCCTTCTGCCAGGTCTCTTTGAGCCCATGGACATGAAGTATGAAATGGTGCACAATTCCACCCTGGATCCCTCTCTCACTGAGATGACAGAGGCAGCCATCAACGTCCTGAGCAGGAACCCCAATGGCTTCTACCTCTTTGTGGAAGGTAATTCAGGGCTGAGGTCCCAAGGGTGGGCGAGAGAGGGGTGATGGGCTCCGCATTATGGGTCACTGCAGTGGTTTCCAACCCACTGTGGTTACCTGCCTGCAGGCGGGAGGATCGACCACGGCCACCACGAGGGCATGGCACAGCGGGCACTGACGGAGGCGGTGGAGTTTGACACGGCCATTGAGCGGGCAGGCGAGCTGCTGGACGAGGCGGACACACTGACTGTGGTCACTGCTGACCATTCACACGTCTTCTCCTTTGGTGGCTACACCCTGCGTGGCACCTCTATCTTTGGTAGGGCTCAGAGCAGGGAATGGCTCCACGCTGGATGCTGCTCCTCTCTCAGGTTGTGGTGTGGGTGTTCCTGGATGATCCCCCCTCATTACCTCCTCCCCAGGCTTGGCCCCTCTACAAGCCACCGACCAGAAGAACTACACCTCCATCCTCTATGGGAATGGGCCAGGCTACCCAGGTGCCACCCGGCCTGATGTGAACAGCAGCATTGCTGGTGAGGGCACAGGGCAACAGCGTGGTGGTGGGACGGGGCTGGGGGCCATCTCCCCACTCACAGGCTTCTCTCCCCCCaagaggaattcagttacaTGCAGCAGGCGGCTGTCCCCCTCAGCTCGGAGACCCACGGGGGTGAGGATGTGGCCATCCTGGCCAAAGGCCCCATGGCCTACCTTTTCCACGGGGTGCAGGAGCAGAACTACATCGCCCACGCCATGGCCTACGCCGCCTGCCTTGAGCCCTATGAAAACTGCCGCCAGCGCACCAATGCTGCACCCTCAGCCCACCTCACCCCCCTGGCTCTGCTTCTGCCTGCTTTGCTCTTATCCCTCTTCCACTGACCCCGCAGcttccatccccatcccacagTGCACACCCATGGACAGGGGCTCTTTGGAGTATCCTTGCTTTGGATGTGGTGCACCAAATCCCGGGCATGGACTAGTCCTCGCTGCCTGCACAGGGCACCCATTGTTCAATAAACCTTGGTGTGATGTTAGCACATGTGCCACTTGgtgtgtgggatgggaaggatgctCCTGCCCAAATGAGTCTCCCCACCattgtgctgcctgctgccacctgtcCCCATGCCATACCCTGGCACATCTGGCATATCCAGTGCTTTATTGAccagaaagagcagcaaaaaataCAGCACATTTGTGTGCAATTCCAGACAGGCTGGCATCACCCCAGCCCCCAATGACTAATGGGAAAAGGATTGGGCTGGCACAGGGATTAGTACTCTTGGTACACCCAGTGCCTCCAGgtcccctccctgccctgagcagctggatgtggggagctgggagctTTGGGGTAGCATGGACAAGAAGGTACCACTGGGAGAGAGCTCATAACCCCAGTGTGTCCCCTCTGCCTTGCCACACCCCACCCCAAGTGGTTGCTTATTCTGGGTGCACCCTTTGCCTTTAG
This region includes:
- the LOC100540703 gene encoding LOW QUALITY PROTEIN: intestinal-type alkaline phosphatase-like (The sequence of the model RefSeq protein was modified relative to this genomic sequence to represent the inferred CDS: inserted 1 base in 1 codon), whose protein sequence is MLSAHRLTRSRGSALWPDRAGHKGLCPPQPCTQAAXRKERGLGSMGWLLSPRICFLLLFLAPRTAIATSDAEKTPHYWNEGARRRLEAALALQPVAQRAKNIILFMGDGMGLPTVSAARIYKGQLAGGSGEESVLAMETFPHVALAKTYTIDRQVPDSAGTGTAYLCGVKANAKTLGLSGAAIYGKCRTAFGNEVDSVLHRARLAGKSVGIVTTTRVQHASPAAAYAHSASRSWYADANMPRETLRDGCKDIAYQLVHNTDINVILGGGRAYMSPRWTPDPEYPDDPAQNGTRRDGRDLVAEWLSTREGARYVWDKKGLDAVNDTSVSHLMGLFEPKDMKYELNRNTTTDPSIVEMTEKAIRILRRNPNGFFLFVEGGRIDHGHHSGRAKQALTEAIMLDRAVARAGELTEPSDTLTVVTADHSHVFTFGGNTLRGASIFGLAPKKAKDKRTYTSILYGNGPGYSIRDGGRPAASLPAVEDKDYRQQAAVPLDLETHSGEDVMVLAQGPMAHLFHGVQEQHYIAHAIAYAACLKPYDARSRCGAPRRASGSTQHSPQLPLTLLALCMSAFMVVG
- the LOC100540856 gene encoding intestinal-type alkaline phosphatase-like; its protein translation is MRLLVPLTLCLGLWAELGAAVIPVEEEDPTFWNRKAAAALNATLKIEPRMTEAKNLIIFLGDGFGVPSITATRILKGQLKGNLGPETPLALDSFPYVALSKTYTVDRVVPDSAGTATAYLCGVKGNYKTVGLSAAARYGQCNTTKGNEVISVLERARNAGKAVGIVTTSRVQHASPSGTYAHVVDRNWYADASMPAEAIAEGCKDIAWQLVHNVDINVILGGGRIYMTPAGTPDPEYPEYSSENGIRNDGQNLIDMWLSKQQGARYVWNRTEMLAAAADPSVTYLMGLFEPMDMKYEMVHNSTLDPSLTEMTEAAINVLSRNPNGFYLFVEGGRIDHGHHEGMAQRALTEAVEFDTAIERAGELLDEADTLTVVTADHSHVFSFGGYTLRGTSIFGLAPLQATDQKNYTSILYGNGPGYPGATRPDVNSSIAEEFSYMQQAAVPLSSETHGGEDVAILAKGPMAYLFHGVQEQNYIAHAMAYAACLEPYENCRQRTNAAPSAHLTPLALLLPALLLSLFH